One Streptomyces sp. L2 genomic window carries:
- a CDS encoding acetoin utilization protein AcuC, producing the protein MSGRAQLMWDEAVTGYDFGPDHPMDPVRLELTRKLVAAFGLDREVRVVAAKPAGESTLRLVHREDYIDAVKAASADPAAADGSYGLGTPDDPAFAGMHEVSALIAGQSVGAAEAVWRGDADHAVNFAGGLHHAMPGGASGFCIYNDAALAIARLLELGAERVAYVDVDVHHGDGVQAAFWEDPRVLTISLHEHPRTLFPQTGWPEETGAGAGEGCAVNVALPAGTGDAGWVRAFHAVVPELLAGFRPQVLVTQHGADTHFEDPLAHLAVSLDAQRAVQVACHVLAHEYAGGKWVALGGGGYAVVDVVPRSWTHLVGIAAGREVAPETVIPEEWRREVFARTRQLGPQRMTDGRWPVSYAPWDAGYDPADRLDQAVRASRRAAFPLRGLLP; encoded by the coding sequence ATGAGCGGCCGCGCACAGCTGATGTGGGACGAGGCAGTAACGGGCTATGACTTCGGTCCGGACCACCCGATGGACCCGGTCCGGCTGGAGCTGACCCGGAAACTGGTGGCGGCCTTCGGGCTGGACCGGGAGGTGCGGGTCGTCGCGGCGAAGCCGGCCGGGGAGTCGACGCTGCGCCTGGTCCACCGTGAGGACTACATCGACGCGGTGAAGGCCGCCTCGGCGGATCCGGCGGCGGCCGACGGGTCGTACGGGCTCGGTACGCCGGACGATCCCGCGTTCGCCGGGATGCACGAGGTGTCCGCGCTGATCGCGGGGCAGTCGGTGGGCGCGGCGGAGGCGGTGTGGCGCGGGGACGCCGACCACGCGGTGAACTTCGCGGGCGGTCTGCACCACGCGATGCCGGGCGGTGCGTCGGGGTTCTGCATCTACAACGACGCGGCGCTGGCCATCGCGCGGCTGCTGGAGCTGGGCGCCGAGCGGGTCGCCTACGTGGACGTCGACGTGCACCACGGGGACGGGGTGCAGGCGGCGTTCTGGGAGGACCCGCGGGTGCTGACGATCTCGCTGCACGAGCATCCCCGTACGTTGTTCCCGCAGACCGGGTGGCCCGAGGAGACCGGGGCCGGGGCGGGGGAGGGCTGCGCCGTGAACGTGGCGCTGCCGGCGGGGACGGGGGACGCCGGGTGGGTGCGGGCGTTCCACGCGGTGGTGCCGGAGCTGCTGGCGGGGTTCCGGCCGCAGGTGCTGGTGACCCAGCACGGGGCGGACACGCACTTCGAGGATCCGCTGGCGCACCTCGCGGTGTCGCTGGACGCGCAGCGGGCGGTGCAGGTCGCCTGCCACGTGCTGGCGCACGAGTACGCCGGCGGGAAGTGGGTGGCGCTGGGGGGTGGTGGCTACGCGGTGGTGGACGTCGTTCCGCGGTCCTGGACGCATCTGGTGGGGATCGCCGCGGGGCGGGAGGTCGCGCCGGAGACGGTGATTCCGGAGGAGTGGCGGCGGGAGGTGTTCGCGCGGACCCGGCAGCTGGGGCCGCAGCGGATGACGGACGGGCGGTGGCCGGTGTCGTACGCGCCGTGGGACGCCGGGTACGACCCCGCTGATCGCTTGGATCAGGCGGTACGGGCTTCTCGCCGGGCGGCGTTTCCGTTGCGGGGGCTTCTGCCATGA
- a CDS encoding MFS transporter, whose amino-acid sequence MTDVLRRGRASLAFSFFAQGVTFALLVTRIPAIQDRYGISDALLPAFLAAVPILAGVGSVTTEQLVKRVRPSRLLRWSQPVVLLALLGAGAGGRMAEVAVTLAVFGLAVGALDASMNMLGVSLQRQYGRSIMLSFHAAYSLGGIVGASMAWAGAHWHLALWVSYLPVVAVLVPATLVASRWYVDGGAAPAAEEAGSGGGGGLVFKLLLPLCLVMTFAYIGDSTVSNWSAKYLKDVLGSSEQLATVPYNVYMVTTLVGRAIGDFGVRRFGAVAVVRLGALVAALGFAVVASAPGAWVGMLGFTLLGLGLCVLVPQTFAAAGRLFPGDSDAAIARLNIFNYVGFLVGSPLVGAIGDAWSYRGAMLVPMVLVLVTLVYARSFAVRPDRYGGGHERPRTADVGRGSNGL is encoded by the coding sequence ATGACAGATGTGCTGCGGCGCGGTAGGGCCTCTCTGGCGTTCAGCTTCTTCGCCCAGGGCGTCACCTTCGCCCTTCTCGTGACGCGCATCCCGGCCATCCAGGACCGGTACGGCATCTCCGACGCGTTGCTCCCCGCCTTCCTGGCCGCCGTGCCGATCCTCGCCGGGGTCGGGAGTGTGACCACCGAGCAGCTGGTGAAGCGGGTCCGGCCCAGCCGGCTGTTGCGCTGGTCCCAGCCGGTGGTGCTGCTGGCGCTGCTCGGCGCGGGGGCCGGCGGGCGGATGGCGGAGGTGGCGGTCACCCTGGCCGTGTTCGGGCTCGCCGTGGGTGCGCTGGACGCCTCCATGAACATGCTCGGAGTGAGCCTGCAGCGGCAGTACGGGCGCAGCATCATGCTGAGCTTCCACGCGGCGTACAGCCTGGGCGGGATCGTGGGTGCCTCGATGGCCTGGGCGGGGGCTCACTGGCACCTCGCGCTGTGGGTGTCGTACCTGCCGGTGGTGGCGGTGCTGGTGCCGGCGACGCTGGTGGCGAGCCGGTGGTACGTCGACGGGGGCGCGGCGCCCGCGGCGGAGGAGGCCGGCTCCGGCGGGGGTGGCGGCCTGGTGTTCAAGCTGCTGCTGCCGCTGTGTCTGGTGATGACGTTCGCGTACATCGGGGACTCGACCGTCTCCAACTGGAGCGCGAAGTACCTGAAGGACGTGCTGGGCAGCTCGGAGCAGCTCGCGACGGTGCCGTACAACGTGTACATGGTGACGACGCTGGTCGGGCGGGCCATCGGGGACTTCGGGGTACGGCGGTTCGGTGCGGTGGCGGTCGTACGGCTCGGGGCGCTGGTCGCGGCGCTGGGGTTCGCGGTGGTGGCGTCGGCGCCGGGGGCGTGGGTGGGCATGCTCGGGTTCACCCTGCTGGGGCTCGGGCTGTGTGTGCTGGTGCCGCAGACGTTCGCCGCGGCGGGGCGGCTGTTCCCGGGGGACTCGGACGCGGCGATCGCCCGGCTGAACATCTTCAACTACGTCGGTTTCCTGGTCGGTTCGCCGTTGGTGGGGGCGATCGGGGACGCCTGGAGCTACCGCGGGGCGATGCTCGTGCCGATGGTGTTGGTGCTGGTGACGTTGGTGTACGCCCGTTCGTTCGCGGTCCGGCCGGACCGATACGGTGGCGGGCATGAGCGGCCGCGCACAGCTGATGTGGGACGAGGCAGTAACGGGCTATGA
- a CDS encoding VC0807 family protein: MTKNTGNTAGTATTGRTEKQGEQQNEQQAPSVLDNFRPLIVDVAVPLGSYYLFKNAFGMSTFAALAWSSVVPAVRTVWSLVKERRTNALAGLILFVNVVSLLLSFVAGDPRLMLAKDGAVSSTVGIGILVSVVLGRPMMSEGMKPFVLKGDPAKAAAWHRLTSGASVRSVAFRRKEMAFSLVWGVALLAECVMRVVGAYTVPIDTMVWLGTVLTVGTLALAFVVSGGLAVEPMEKMLAAEVEAAAEAEKAAVTVAA; encoded by the coding sequence ATGACGAAGAACACGGGGAACACCGCAGGCACCGCGACCACCGGCCGGACCGAGAAGCAGGGCGAGCAGCAGAACGAGCAGCAGGCCCCGAGCGTGCTGGACAACTTCCGGCCGCTGATCGTGGACGTGGCCGTCCCGCTCGGCTCGTACTACCTCTTCAAGAACGCCTTCGGGATGAGCACCTTCGCGGCGCTCGCCTGGAGCAGCGTCGTGCCGGCCGTCCGCACCGTGTGGAGCCTGGTCAAGGAGCGGCGGACCAACGCGCTGGCCGGTCTGATCCTGTTCGTCAACGTCGTCTCCCTCCTGCTGAGCTTCGTCGCCGGCGACCCGCGGCTGATGCTCGCCAAGGACGGCGCGGTCAGCAGCACCGTCGGCATCGGCATCCTGGTCTCCGTCGTCCTCGGCCGCCCGATGATGTCCGAGGGCATGAAGCCGTTCGTGCTGAAGGGCGACCCGGCCAAGGCCGCCGCCTGGCACCGGCTGACCTCCGGGGCCTCCGTCCGCTCCGTGGCCTTCCGGCGCAAGGAGATGGCGTTCTCCCTCGTCTGGGGCGTGGCGCTGCTCGCCGAGTGCGTGATGCGGGTCGTGGGCGCGTACACCGTCCCGATCGACACCATGGTCTGGCTCGGCACCGTCCTCACCGTGGGCACCCTGGCGCTGGCCTTCGTGGTCAGCGGCGGGCTGGCCGTCGAGCCGATGGAGAAGATGCTGGCCGCCGAGGTGGAGGCCGCGGCGGAGGCCGAGAAGGCCGCGGTGACCGTCGCCGCGTGA
- a CDS encoding HAD family hydrolase codes for MRYDLVIFDNDGVLVDSEPISNRLLAGYLTELGHPTSYEDSIRDYMGAAMHRVHDLVLERTGQRLPDDFDDVFHARVFAAFERDLRPMAGVDGVLEKLAADGVPYCVASSGSHERIRVGHRTTGLDRWFTRDRVFSSQDVGRGKPAPDLFLHAAARMGVAPERCLVVEDSPLGVQAAVAAGMDVYGFTAMTPADRLSGTGTGTGAGAGAGATQLFSTMGELADLLV; via the coding sequence ATGCGCTATGACCTCGTCATCTTCGACAACGACGGTGTCCTCGTGGACAGCGAGCCCATCTCCAACCGGCTCCTGGCCGGCTATCTGACCGAGCTGGGGCACCCGACGTCGTACGAGGACTCCATCCGGGACTACATGGGCGCCGCGATGCACCGCGTCCACGACCTGGTCCTGGAGCGGACAGGGCAGCGGCTGCCGGACGACTTCGACGACGTCTTCCACGCACGCGTCTTCGCCGCGTTCGAGCGGGACTTGCGGCCCATGGCCGGCGTCGACGGGGTGCTGGAGAAGCTGGCGGCGGACGGGGTGCCGTACTGCGTGGCCTCCTCCGGCAGCCATGAAAGGATCCGGGTCGGCCACCGGACGACCGGACTCGACCGGTGGTTCACGCGGGACCGGGTTTTCAGCTCCCAGGACGTCGGACGGGGCAAGCCGGCGCCCGACCTCTTCCTGCACGCGGCCGCCCGGATGGGCGTCGCACCCGAGCGGTGTCTCGTCGTGGAGGACTCACCGCTCGGCGTCCAGGCGGCCGTCGCGGCCGGGATGGACGTGTACGGGTTCACCGCCATGACACCGGCGGACCGGCTGTCCGGGACCGGGACCGGGACCGGGGCCGGGGCCGGGGCCGGGGCCACGCAACTCTTTTCCACCATGGGGGAGTTGGCCGACCTGCTCGTATGA
- the trpS gene encoding tryptophan--tRNA ligase, whose product MTRVFSGVKPTGHLTLGNYLGAMRRWAEVDQHGSDALFCIVDLHALTVDHDPARVRRLSRQGATLLLASGLDPRLCTVFLQSHVDEHTRLSYLLECVATDGEMRRMIQYKEKAGRERERGGSVRLSLLTYPVLMAADILAYGADEVPVGDDQTQHVELARDLAVRFNHRYGHTFVVPKATPPQVAARVMNLQAPASKMGKSEDAGPGIVYLLDEPEVVRRKVMRAVTDSGSEVEYDREGRPGVANLLEILAACTGGNPESLSSVYHSYGALKKDTADAVVEVLRPVQARHRELCADPAYVEGVLREGAEKARAMARPIVDTAYRAIGLLPAHTDAHPEKPAVLNAAR is encoded by the coding sequence ATGACGCGGGTCTTCAGCGGTGTGAAGCCGACCGGGCATCTGACCCTCGGGAACTACCTCGGGGCCATGCGGCGCTGGGCCGAGGTGGACCAGCACGGCTCGGACGCCCTGTTCTGCATCGTCGATCTGCACGCGCTGACCGTGGACCACGATCCGGCGCGGGTGCGCAGGCTGAGCCGGCAGGGGGCCACGCTGCTGCTGGCGTCGGGGCTCGATCCGCGGTTGTGCACGGTGTTCCTGCAGAGCCATGTCGACGAGCACACGAGACTGTCGTACCTGCTGGAGTGCGTGGCGACCGACGGCGAGATGCGGCGGATGATCCAGTACAAGGAGAAGGCCGGGCGGGAGCGGGAGCGGGGTGGCAGCGTGCGGCTGTCGCTGCTGACGTATCCCGTCCTGATGGCGGCGGACATCCTCGCGTACGGAGCGGACGAGGTGCCGGTGGGCGACGACCAGACGCAGCACGTGGAGCTGGCGCGCGATCTGGCGGTCCGGTTCAACCACCGGTACGGGCACACGTTCGTGGTGCCGAAGGCGACGCCTCCGCAGGTGGCCGCGCGGGTGATGAACCTCCAGGCCCCTGCGTCGAAGATGGGGAAGTCGGAGGACGCGGGCCCGGGGATCGTCTATCTGCTGGACGAGCCGGAGGTGGTGCGGAGGAAGGTCATGCGGGCCGTGACCGACAGCGGCAGCGAGGTGGAGTACGACAGGGAGGGGCGGCCCGGCGTCGCGAATCTACTGGAGATTCTCGCAGCGTGCACAGGCGGGAACCCTGAGTCACTGTCGTCCGTTTACCACTCGTACGGCGCTTTGAAGAAGGACACCGCGGACGCGGTGGTGGAGGTTCTCCGGCCCGTGCAGGCCAGGCACAGGGAGCTGTGCGCGGATCCGGCGTATGTGGAGGGGGTGCTGCGTGAGGGTGCGGAGAAGGCTCGGGCGATGGCCCGGCCGATCGTCGATACGGCGTACCGGGCGATCGGGTTGCTCCCCGCTCATACGGACGCTCACCCGGAGAAGCCGGCCGTGCTGAACGCGGCCCGGTAG
- a CDS encoding RNA-guided endonuclease TnpB family protein, with product MTTTVAEAGGACCARYTFRLRVSSTARGLLLAEWDRCRWVWNECVARSKKAFREGHKCGPATLDRMLTAARAATPWLAAGSSVPQQQTVRDFGTSRARALKDTREQVPAQRRAGMPRHKKKRESDPTLNYTRRGFRFKHGRLHLAGGIVLCVVWSRDLPATPSSVRVYRDSLGHWYASFVVRGQAQPLPKTGAVIGVDWGVRETATTTSDAHDLPYAGHGETAHTKVSRYDRMMARRKPARGKAASKGYREAKRLRAKTYAKAARKRQDTARKWAKKVVRDHDAIAVEDFHPKFLARTGMGRKAADAAIGATKAALIEMGRKHGRDVRLVHPAHTTMDCARCGARAKHALPLSERTYTCTACGAVSPRDKNSARVMLVRAGLAPAGVEGARPPGAPLQEAA from the coding sequence ATGACGACCACAGTGGCGGAAGCGGGTGGAGCCTGTTGCGCCAGGTACACCTTCCGGCTTCGTGTGTCGTCGACCGCTCGCGGCCTGCTACTAGCGGAGTGGGATCGCTGCCGGTGGGTTTGGAACGAATGCGTTGCTCGGTCGAAGAAGGCTTTCCGCGAGGGACACAAGTGCGGTCCGGCGACGCTGGACAGGATGCTGACCGCGGCCCGGGCCGCGACGCCATGGCTCGCTGCAGGTTCCTCGGTGCCGCAGCAGCAGACTGTCCGGGACTTCGGCACGTCTCGCGCGAGGGCACTGAAGGACACCAGGGAGCAAGTGCCAGCGCAGCGCCGGGCTGGAATGCCGCGCCACAAGAAGAAGCGCGAGTCCGACCCGACGCTGAACTACACGCGACGTGGCTTCCGTTTCAAGCATGGTCGGCTGCACCTGGCGGGTGGAATCGTGCTGTGTGTGGTGTGGTCTCGGGATCTGCCCGCCACGCCGTCCAGCGTGCGCGTGTACCGAGACAGTCTCGGCCACTGGTACGCGTCCTTCGTCGTTCGCGGCCAAGCTCAGCCGCTCCCGAAAACGGGTGCCGTGATCGGCGTGGACTGGGGCGTTCGCGAGACCGCGACCACTACCAGTGATGCTCACGACCTTCCCTATGCCGGGCATGGGGAGACGGCGCATACGAAGGTGTCTCGGTACGACAGGATGATGGCCCGCCGTAAACCCGCCAGGGGAAAGGCGGCGTCGAAGGGTTACCGCGAGGCCAAGAGGCTGCGGGCCAAGACTTACGCGAAGGCCGCGAGGAAGCGGCAGGACACTGCCCGTAAATGGGCCAAGAAAGTCGTGCGCGACCATGATGCGATCGCAGTGGAGGACTTTCACCCGAAGTTCCTCGCCCGGACCGGCATGGGCCGCAAGGCTGCGGACGCTGCGATCGGTGCCACCAAGGCAGCCCTGATCGAGATGGGTCGTAAGCATGGACGGGATGTGCGCCTTGTGCATCCCGCGCACACCACAATGGACTGCGCCCGGTGCGGAGCGAGAGCCAAGCACGCACTGCCGCTGTCAGAACGCACATACACCTGCACCGCATGCGGAGCCGTGTCCCCAAGGGACAAGAACTCTGCCCGCGTGATGCTCGTCCGGGCTGGTCTGGCCCCGGCTGGTGTCGAGGGCGCAAGACCTCCTGGAGCGCCGCTCCAGGAGGCAGCCTGA
- the proC gene encoding pyrroline-5-carboxylate reductase, producing the protein MSQKVAVLGTGKIGEALLSGMIRAGWAPADLLVTARRPERAEELRTRYGVAPVTNAEAAKTADTLILTVKPQDMGTLLDELAPHIPADRLIISGAAGIPTSFFEERLVEGTPVVRVMTNTPALVDEAMSVISAGTHATADHLTTAEDIFGAVGKTLRVPESQQDACTALSGSGPAYFFYLVEAMTDAGILLGLPRDKAHDLIVQSAIGAAVMLRDSGEHPVKLRENVTSPAGTTINAIRELENHGVRAALIAALEAARDRSRELATGKKD; encoded by the coding sequence ATGAGCCAGAAAGTCGCAGTCCTCGGCACCGGCAAGATCGGCGAAGCCCTGCTCAGCGGAATGATCCGGGCCGGCTGGGCCCCCGCGGACCTCCTGGTCACCGCCCGCCGCCCCGAACGCGCCGAAGAACTCCGCACCCGCTACGGAGTCGCCCCGGTCACCAACGCCGAGGCCGCCAAGACCGCCGACACCCTGATCCTCACGGTCAAGCCCCAGGACATGGGCACCCTCCTGGACGAACTCGCCCCGCACATCCCCGCCGACCGCCTGATCATCAGCGGCGCGGCCGGCATCCCCACCTCCTTCTTCGAGGAGCGCCTGGTCGAGGGCACCCCGGTCGTCCGCGTCATGACGAACACGCCCGCCCTCGTCGACGAGGCCATGTCCGTCATCTCCGCCGGCACCCACGCCACCGCCGACCATCTCACCACCGCCGAGGACATCTTCGGCGCCGTCGGCAAGACCCTCCGCGTCCCCGAATCCCAGCAGGACGCCTGCACCGCCCTCTCCGGCTCCGGCCCCGCCTACTTCTTCTACTTGGTCGAGGCCATGACCGACGCCGGCATCCTGCTCGGCCTGCCCCGCGACAAGGCCCACGACCTCATCGTCCAGTCCGCCATCGGCGCAGCCGTCATGCTCCGCGACAGTGGCGAACACCCCGTCAAACTCCGCGAGAACGTCACCTCCCCGGCCGGTACGACCATCAACGCGATCCGCGAACTCGAGAACCACGGCGTCCGCGCCGCCCTCATCGCCGCCCTGGAAGCGGCCCGCGACCGCAGCCGCGAACTCGCCACCGGCAAGAAGGACTGA
- a CDS encoding ABC transporter permease, whose amino-acid sequence MTTSAPHAATTGPTAPPSAFNASRTTATAARVLRQLRHDPRTVALMVLVPCVMLVLLRYVFDASPHTFDNIGASLLGIFPLITMFLVTSIATLRERTSGTLERLLAMPLGKADLIAGYALAFGTLAIIQSALATGLAVWFLGLDVTGSPWLLLLVALLDALLGTALGLFVSAFAASEFQAVQFMPAVIFPQLLLCGLFTPRDQMHPVLEALSDVLPMSYAVDGMNEVMRHTDMTATFVRDVLIVAGCALLVLGLGAATLRRRTA is encoded by the coding sequence ATGACCACCAGCGCGCCCCACGCCGCGACCACCGGCCCCACCGCACCCCCCAGCGCCTTCAACGCCTCCCGGACCACCGCCACGGCCGCCCGCGTCCTGCGCCAGCTCCGCCACGACCCGCGCACCGTCGCGCTGATGGTCCTCGTCCCCTGCGTGATGCTCGTCCTGCTCCGCTACGTCTTCGACGCCAGCCCGCACACCTTCGACAACATCGGCGCCTCCCTGCTCGGCATCTTCCCGCTGATCACGATGTTCCTCGTCACCTCCATCGCCACCCTGCGCGAACGCACCTCGGGCACCCTCGAACGCCTCCTCGCCATGCCGCTCGGCAAAGCCGACCTCATCGCCGGCTACGCCCTCGCCTTCGGCACCCTCGCGATCATCCAGTCCGCCCTCGCCACCGGCCTCGCCGTCTGGTTCCTCGGCCTGGACGTCACCGGCTCACCCTGGCTCCTGCTGCTCGTCGCCCTCCTCGACGCCCTGCTCGGCACCGCCCTCGGCCTCTTCGTCTCCGCCTTCGCCGCCTCCGAGTTCCAGGCGGTCCAGTTCATGCCGGCCGTGATCTTCCCCCAGCTCCTCCTCTGCGGCCTCTTCACACCCCGCGACCAGATGCACCCCGTCCTGGAGGCCCTCTCCGACGTCCTGCCGATGTCGTACGCCGTCGACGGGATGAACGAGGTCATGCGCCACACCGACATGACCGCCACCTTCGTGCGCGACGTCCTGATCGTCGCCGGCTGCGCACTGCTCGTCCTCGGCCTGGGCGCCGCGACCCTGCGACGCCGAACCGCCTGA
- a CDS encoding ABC transporter ATP-binding protein, with the protein MMNYSTGPATEPPAPEPPAPESRASESSAPHAVRAHDLTVARGPRTVLHHLGFTVPRGQITGLLGPSGCGKSTLMRSIVGTQAKVTGTLDVLGHPAGHPALRSRLGYVTQAPSVYGDLTVRQNLEYFAAILDPGRAAAERRHEHVTRAIADVDLTSHADVLAGHLSGGQRGRVSLAVALLGAPELLVLDEPTVGLDPVLRRDLWSLFHHLAADRGATLLVSSHVMDEAERCHRLLLMREGEILADGTPDALRTRTGTDTVEAAFLHLVDEATADSRARSKESTR; encoded by the coding sequence ATGATGAATTACTCGACGGGCCCGGCCACCGAGCCACCCGCCCCGGAGCCACCCGCGCCCGAGTCACGCGCGTCCGAGTCGTCCGCCCCCCACGCCGTCCGCGCCCACGACCTCACCGTCGCCCGAGGCCCCCGCACCGTCCTGCACCACCTCGGCTTCACCGTCCCCCGCGGACAGATCACCGGACTGCTCGGCCCCTCCGGCTGCGGCAAGTCGACCCTCATGCGCTCCATCGTCGGCACCCAGGCCAAGGTCACCGGCACCCTCGACGTCCTCGGCCACCCGGCCGGCCACCCCGCCCTGCGCAGCCGCCTCGGCTACGTCACCCAGGCACCCTCCGTCTACGGCGACCTCACCGTCCGGCAGAACCTGGAGTACTTCGCGGCGATCCTCGACCCCGGCCGCGCGGCCGCCGAACGCCGCCACGAACACGTCACCCGCGCCATCGCCGACGTCGACCTCACCAGCCACGCCGACGTCCTCGCCGGCCACCTCTCCGGCGGCCAGCGCGGCCGCGTCTCCCTCGCCGTCGCCCTCCTCGGCGCCCCCGAACTCCTCGTCCTCGACGAACCCACCGTCGGCCTGGACCCCGTCCTCCGCCGCGACCTGTGGAGCCTCTTCCACCACCTCGCCGCCGACCGGGGCGCCACCCTCCTCGTCTCCTCCCACGTCATGGACGAGGCCGAGCGCTGCCACCGCCTCCTCCTCATGCGCGAGGGCGAGATCCTCGCCGACGGCACCCCCGACGCCCTGCGCACCCGCACCGGCACCGACACGGTCGAGGCCGCCTTCCTCCACCTCGTCGACGAGGCCACCGCCGACAGCCGCGCCCGCAGCAAGGAGAGCACCCGATGA
- a CDS encoding class I SAM-dependent methyltransferase, which translates to MTTSTRAHSFNAAAAQYAENRPSYPPALLDAVEELAGRPLSGARVVDVGAGTGIATALLHARGADVLAVEPGAGMTAEFRRRHPGIPVVRGNGNALPVADARADFLTYAQAWHWTDPARSVPEALRVLRPGGALALWWNTEALDVEWIAEAAGRTGRFLGIDLVAEKQKAARHTDLADPSGRLRFTRREVRWSRRVPIDTHLANIGSHSAFLVLPEHRRTAFLDEERAHLLNVFPDGIVEETYDVLLLVAVTLTP; encoded by the coding sequence ATGACGACCAGCACCCGGGCCCACTCCTTCAACGCGGCCGCCGCCCAGTACGCCGAGAACCGCCCCTCCTACCCGCCCGCCCTGCTCGACGCAGTCGAGGAACTGGCCGGGCGTCCCCTGTCCGGCGCCCGCGTCGTGGACGTCGGCGCCGGTACCGGTATCGCGACCGCCCTGCTGCACGCCCGGGGCGCCGACGTGCTCGCCGTCGAACCCGGGGCGGGCATGACCGCCGAGTTCCGCCGCAGGCACCCCGGCATCCCGGTCGTCCGGGGCAACGGCAACGCGCTCCCCGTCGCCGACGCACGGGCCGACTTCCTCACCTACGCCCAGGCCTGGCACTGGACCGACCCGGCGCGCTCGGTGCCGGAGGCGCTGCGCGTGCTGCGTCCCGGGGGTGCGCTCGCGCTGTGGTGGAACACGGAGGCCCTCGACGTCGAGTGGATCGCCGAGGCCGCCGGCCGCACCGGCCGCTTCCTCGGCATCGACCTCGTCGCCGAGAAACAGAAGGCGGCCCGGCACACCGACCTCGCCGACCCCAGCGGACGCCTCCGCTTCACCCGGCGCGAGGTCCGCTGGAGCCGTCGCGTGCCCATCGACACCCACCTCGCCAACATCGGCAGCCACTCGGCGTTCCTCGTCCTGCCCGAGCACCGCCGGACCGCCTTTCTCGACGAGGAGCGCGCCCACCTGCTGAACGTCTTCCCCGACGGCATCGTCGAGGAGACGTACGACGTCCTCCTCCTGGTCGCCGTCACCCTCACCCCCTGA
- a CDS encoding EamA/RhaT family transporter yields the protein MSDEPGTPDTPAGSTGAAPGGPRPEPLRFFGTSWVEHDQGYGARRAGVAVGSLVAAAVSCLVLRFAYQGIQIADTGTFVTVLIIAMFAICSALAFRNTWEGFGKRHDPARQASLRGLLAIGFVGSLLAYFFRSLTEAPGERLYREEYDTARAEHERRTARRTGNPKKKRRK from the coding sequence GTGAGCGACGAACCCGGCACCCCGGACACCCCCGCGGGCTCGACAGGCGCCGCCCCCGGCGGGCCGCGGCCCGAGCCCCTGCGTTTCTTCGGCACGTCCTGGGTCGAGCACGACCAGGGCTACGGCGCCCGCCGCGCCGGAGTCGCCGTCGGCTCGCTCGTCGCGGCGGCCGTCTCCTGCCTGGTCCTGCGCTTCGCCTACCAGGGCATCCAGATCGCCGACACCGGCACCTTCGTGACCGTGCTCATCATCGCCATGTTCGCGATCTGCAGCGCCCTCGCCTTCCGCAACACCTGGGAGGGCTTCGGCAAGCGGCACGACCCGGCCCGCCAGGCGTCCCTGCGCGGCCTGCTCGCGATCGGCTTCGTCGGCTCCCTGCTCGCCTACTTCTTCCGCTCCCTCACCGAGGCACCCGGCGAACGGCTGTACCGCGAGGAGTACGACACGGCCCGCGCCGAACACGAACGCCGCACCGCCCGCCGCACCGGCAACCCGAAGAAGAAACGCCGCAAATAG
- a CDS encoding SH3 domain-containing protein, with amino-acid sequence MAVEQVTEAGGTDEERTLTARSATVHSYSVAPGVRLNVRSGPGTGYGIVRVLAEGAKIRIYCQSPGTTVTGPYGTSNIWDNIGSGEYVSDAYILTGSDGYVADRCG; translated from the coding sequence ATGGCAGTCGAACAGGTCACCGAGGCCGGAGGCACCGACGAGGAACGCACGCTGACGGCGCGGTCCGCCACCGTGCACTCCTACTCCGTCGCCCCGGGCGTCCGCCTCAACGTCCGCAGCGGCCCCGGCACCGGCTACGGCATCGTCCGCGTCCTCGCCGAGGGCGCCAAGATCCGCATCTACTGCCAGTCCCCGGGCACGACGGTCACCGGCCCGTACGGCACCTCGAACATCTGGGACAACATCGGCAGCGGCGAGTACGTCTCGGACGCCTACATCCTCACCGGCAGCGACGGCTACGTGGCAGACCGCTGCGGCTGA